One window from the genome of Diospyros lotus cultivar Yz01 chromosome 11, ASM1463336v1, whole genome shotgun sequence encodes:
- the LOC127812431 gene encoding uncharacterized protein LOC127812431, whose translation MDQRSVYSDVQDRRIGADRRSVHSEALWMKGSTRTAADGELFRPEFLRKKTDLRAVGSMTPGRKFLPSPAASCMLPSGGGFKIQRSVSCLTPGGLILAADQRSTGSESSDEKSFSDYESSDGSETLAKTLSSATAPAVGQVSPHLWTAVTTEKKIPSSTAANGNSFGSRIRNRPPPLLTAAVDRLGSEVSRNKILSRTVSSSIPSSPANPALPSRTISCSIPNSPAAARVVLPSIASESNSDGSNSPETQQSPGKAKSVYPVIPNTKVSPKREALAAQTKKSPVLQRAQSTRSSALRVPKVQPPQRSSPNLVARCSRSIRERRQPWL comes from the exons ATGGATCAAAGGTCTGTTTATTCTGATGTTCAAGACAGGAGGATTGGAGCAGATCGAAGATCCGTTCATTCTGAGGCTCTGTGGATGAAAGGTTCGACAAGAACAGCAGCCGATGGGGAGTTATTTCGTCCTGAGTTTCTGAGGAAGAAAACAGATCTCAGAGCAGTTGGTTCTATGACTCCTGGTAGGAAATTTTTGCCTTCACCAGCAGCCAGTTGCATGCTTCCTTCTGGGGGTGGATTCAAAATTCAAAGGTCAGTTAGTTGTTTGACTCCCGGGGGATTGATACTGGCAGCAGATCAAAGGTCAACCGGTTCTGAGAGTTCGGATGAGAAAAGTTTCTCAGATTATGAGAGTTCAGATGGTTCTGAAACTCTAGCGAAAACATTGTCATCAGCAACAGCACCAGCAGTTGGTCAGGTCTCACCTCATTTATGGACTGCAGTAACAACAGAGAAGAAAATTCCATCCTCAACAGCTGCCAATGGGAATTCATTTGGTTCCAGGATTAGAAACAGACCACCACCTTTGCTAACAGCTGCAGTTGATAGACTTGGTTCTGAGGTATCAAGGAATAAAATTTTGTCAAGAACCGTGAGCAGTTCAATTCCCAGCAGTCCAGCAAACCCTGCTTTGCCATCAAGAACAATCAGCTGTTCAATTCCCAACAGTCCAGCAGCAGCAAGGGTAGTTTTGCCATCAATAGCATCTGAATCGAACTCAGATGGTTCCAACAGTCCAGAGACTCAACAGTCCCCTGGAAAAGCCAAGTCTGTTTACCCTGTCATACCGAACACAAAAGTGTCCCCAAAAAGGGAGGCATTAGCTGCACAAACCAAGAAGAGTCCAG TGTTACAGAGAGCACAGTCAACAAGATCGTCAGCATTACGGGTTCCAAAAGTACAGCCGCCACAGAGATCTTCGCCGAATCTGGTTGCCCGCTGTTCGAGATCAATCAGAGAAAGGCGGCAACCATGGTTGTGA
- the LOC127813452 gene encoding uncharacterized protein LOC127813452, which yields MDQFRQVGEVLGSMKALMVLKTDITINRKQCSLLLDIFNLAFETVSDEIRQNLRLEEKNTKWRALENPLKELHRIFKEGELYIRHCLEIRDWWGKALSLHQNKECVEFHIHNLLSCFSIVVEAIETAGEISGSNNDDMQKRRQLLMKKYDGEWNDPKIFQWKYGKQYLIPREICDRLSNAWREDRWLLLEAIREKRSSALTKHEQRIADHLLKKLNESETTKGKLLPAWTLLGVKDYHVKRRLGPGGGHYKEIHWFGEGFALRNFFGEIDEKQQKEISLALSVSHPCIAQYLCAFYDEKRKEGFLLMELMNNFLGTYIKENSGQRKRNPFSLPVAVDIMLQIARGMEYLHSQKIYHGDLNPSNILLKARNSSAEGYFCAKVAGFGLTSIKTHASRSHANQNVDDPVIWYAPEVLAEQEQHGGSCSSKYTEKADVYSFGMLCFEILTGKTPFEEAHLQEDTVARNIRAGERPLFPYASPKSLVNFTRKCWQAEPTQRPSFPAICRILRYIKKYLVINPNLGQPESPPPLVDYCEIETGYSKLYPGDGSHNLAPVSQVPFQMFAYRLVEKEKTSGNYEKLWDLAGEVPSLWGLLQAGMMIMA from the coding sequence ATGGATCAATTCAGGCAGGTTGGAGAGGTTCTGGGAAGTATGAAGGCTCTTATGGTATTGAAAACTGACATTACAATCAATCGAAAGCAGTGCTCTTTGTTGCTCGATATCTTCAATTTGGCCTTTGAAACTGTTTCAGATGAGATCAGACAGAACCTTAGGCtagaagagaagaacacaaagtgGAGAGCTCTTGAGAACCCTCTTAAGGAGCTCCATAGGATCTTCAAAGAAGGTGAACTGTACATTCGTCATTGCTTGGAAATTAGAGACTGGTGGGGCAAAGCGCTGAGTCTCCATCAGAACAAGGAGTGTGTCGAGTTTCACATTCACAACTTGCTCTCCTGCTTTAGTATCGTAGTTGAGGCCATTGAGACTGCTGGAGAAATCTCGGGATCAAACAATGATGATATGCAGAAAAGGAGACAGTTGCTCATGAAAAAGTATGATGGAGAGTGGAATGACCCAAAAATTTTCCAGTGGAAGTATGGAAAACAGTACTTGATTCCTCGAGAGATATGTGACAGGTTGAGCAATGCTTGGAGAGAAGATAGATGGCTGCTTCTTGAAGCAATAAGGGAGAAAAGAAGCTCTGCTTTGACCAAGCATGAGCAAAGAATTGCAGATCACCTGCTTAAGAAGCTAAATGAATCGGAGACAACTAAGGGAAAGCTTTTACCAGCTTGGACCTTATTGGGGGTTAAGGACTACCATGTGAAGCGACGGCTTGGACCAGGGGGGGGCCACTATAAGGAGATCCATTGGTTTGGGGAAGGTTTTGCTTTGAGGAACTTCTTTGGGGAGATAGATGAAAAACAGCAGAAGGAGATTTCTTTAGCCCTTTCTGTTTCCCATCCCTGCATTGCGCAATACCTCTGTGctttttatgatgaaaaaagGAAAGAGGGCTTTCTTCTTATGGAGCTTATGAACAATTTTCTTGGAACTTACATCAAAGAGAATTCTGGCCAGAGAAAACGGAATCCATTCTCTCTCCCAGTTGCAGTCGATATCATGCTTCAGATTGCAAGAGGTATGGAATACCTACACTCTCAAAAGATCTATCACGGAGACTTGAACCCATCTAATATCCTCCTAAAAGCAAGGAATTCCTCTGCAGAAGGTTATTTTTGTGCAAAAGTCGCAGGTTTTGGCTTAACCTCCATTAAGACTCATGCTTCTCGATCTCATGCAAACCAAAATGTAGATGACCCTGTAATATGGTATGCCCCTGAAGTTCTGGCAGAGCAGGAACAGCACGGTGGTAGTTGCAGTTCAAAATACACAGAGAAAGCTGATGTCTACAGCTTTGGGATGCTTTGCTTTGAGATTCTCACTGGCAAGACTCCATTTGAGGAAGCACACCTTCAAGAAGACACAGTGGCCCGTAACATAAGAGCAGGGGAAAGGCCACTCTTCCCGTACGCTTCCCCAAAGTCCCTAGTGAACTTTACTAGAAAATGCTGGCAAGCTGAACCAACTCAGCGCCCAAGTTTCCCAGCAATATGTCGTATTCTAAGGTACATCAAGAAATACCTTGtcataaaccctaatcttggtCAGCCAGAATCACCACCACCACTCGTGGATTACTGTGAAATCGAAACGGGGTACTCAAAGTTGTACCCTGGAGACGGTAGTCACAATTTGGCTCCAGTCTCACAAGTTCCTTTCCAAATGTTTGCTTATAGACTTGTTGAGAAAGAGAAGACTTCTGGGAACTACGAGAAACTTTGGGATTTAGCTGGTGAAGTACCTTCACTTTGGGGCCTGCTTCAGGCTGGGATGATGATAATGGCG